From one Chryseobacterium sp. 3008163 genomic stretch:
- a CDS encoding threonine aldolase family protein — protein sequence MKFSFKNDYSEGCHPKILEALVHYNLDQQAGYGEDQYSVKAKDLIKEKINNPDSDVYFVSGGTQANLIVISSILKPYQCVISAATGHILNNETGAIEATGHKILSIEKEDGKLTPSDIIPVLENHKNIPHQVMPKLVYISNSTELGTVYTKNELEGLSLFCRDNNLYLFMDGARLGHALTSEISDLSLEDVAKLTDVFYLGGTKNGALLGEAIIINNLLLQEDFAFNIKQKGALLAKGRLLGIQFLELMQNDLYFDLAKHANQQAMKIKNALLQKGASFLSDTFTNQIFPILSHELIGILLEKFEFYVWKNIDEKSSAIRLITSWNTSDEAVDDFIEIIDNH from the coding sequence ATGAAATTTTCATTCAAAAACGACTATTCTGAGGGTTGTCATCCCAAAATTCTTGAAGCACTTGTACATTATAACCTCGATCAGCAGGCTGGTTATGGAGAAGATCAGTATTCAGTGAAAGCTAAAGATTTAATTAAAGAAAAAATAAATAATCCAGATTCTGATGTCTATTTTGTCTCAGGTGGAACTCAGGCAAATCTTATTGTTATTTCTTCCATTTTAAAGCCTTATCAATGTGTGATTTCTGCGGCGACTGGACATATTCTGAATAATGAAACCGGAGCGATTGAAGCGACAGGACATAAAATTTTAAGCATTGAAAAAGAAGACGGAAAATTAACTCCATCCGATATTATTCCTGTCCTGGAAAATCACAAAAATATTCCGCACCAAGTAATGCCGAAGCTGGTGTACATCTCTAATTCTACTGAACTTGGAACGGTTTATACAAAAAATGAATTGGAAGGTTTATCCCTTTTCTGCAGAGACAATAATCTGTATTTATTCATGGATGGAGCAAGATTAGGACATGCTTTAACATCCGAAATTAGCGATTTAAGTTTAGAAGATGTAGCGAAATTAACCGATGTTTTTTATCTTGGTGGAACAAAAAACGGAGCGTTACTAGGCGAAGCGATTATCATCAACAATCTGCTGTTGCAGGAAGATTTTGCATTTAATATCAAACAAAAAGGAGCGTTGTTGGCAAAAGGTCGTTTATTGGGAATTCAGTTTTTAGAATTGATGCAGAATGATTTATATTTTGATCTGGCAAAACACGCCAACCAACAAGCCATGAAAATAAAAAATGCTTTACTGCAAAAGGGAGCATCTTTTCTATCTGACACCTTTACCAATCAGATTTTCCCAATTTTAAGCCATGAGCTTATTGGAATTTTATTAGAGAAATTTGAATTTTATGTTTGGAAAAATATCGATGAAAAGTCATCTGCCATCCGTTTGATTACCTCATGGAATACGAGCGACGAAGCAGTTGATGACTTTATAGAAATTATTGATAATCATTAA
- a CDS encoding polysaccharide deacetylase family protein, with protein MKKTFAEKSFNRTFLGMVAVFGATSILFTSCNQKKDKKESETMISKEPPVAKQVLKIDDDEVMSDKRVIYLTFDDGPNRGTENLLKILHKRNVCATAFLVGEHANGSKRQKDDLESLRKDKLIELANHSHTHAHNRYTDFYQNPAMVVHDFDTAKDSLRLQNKIARTPGRNIWRLNNITSTDIKTSNEAANRLKTAGYKVIGWDLEWKPTNKMQLKDNHQVMLKKVDSIFFNDLEKTSRHLVFLTHDQYLTDADSVNELDLFIEKLQKTNRFVFRKISEYPKINEVLN; from the coding sequence ATGAAAAAAACTTTTGCGGAAAAGTCTTTTAACAGGACTTTTCTAGGGATGGTTGCAGTGTTCGGTGCAACATCAATTTTGTTTACAAGTTGTAATCAGAAAAAAGACAAGAAAGAATCTGAAACGATGATTTCTAAAGAACCTCCCGTCGCAAAGCAAGTTTTGAAAATTGATGATGATGAAGTCATGTCAGACAAAAGAGTTATCTATCTCACTTTTGATGATGGTCCCAATCGCGGTACTGAAAATCTTCTTAAAATTCTTCATAAACGAAATGTTTGTGCCACTGCATTTTTAGTGGGCGAACATGCCAACGGAAGCAAACGACAAAAAGACGACCTCGAATCTCTCAGAAAAGACAAATTAATCGAATTGGCTAATCATAGTCACACCCATGCTCACAACAGATACACAGATTTCTATCAAAATCCTGCAATGGTTGTGCATGATTTTGATACTGCAAAAGACAGTTTAAGATTACAGAATAAAATTGCCAGAACTCCTGGAAGAAATATCTGGAGACTCAATAATATTACGAGTACCGATATCAAAACTTCAAATGAAGCTGCAAACAGATTAAAAACTGCAGGTTATAAAGTAATCGGCTGGGATCTCGAATGGAAACCCACCAATAAAATGCAGCTTAAAGATAATCATCAGGTCATGCTAAAAAAAGTGGACAGTATCTTTTTTAATGATCTCGAAAAAACTTCAAGACATCTGGTTTTTCTTACTCACGATCAATATTTAACGGATGCCGATTCTGTAAATGAATTGGATTTATTTATTGAAAAACTACAAAAAACCAATCGTTTTGTATTCAGAAAAATTTCAGAATACCCGAAAATTAATGAAGTTCTGAATTAA
- a CDS encoding DUF72 domain-containing protein, whose amino-acid sequence MKKENLYIGCSGFYNNDWKGTLYPEDAKSKDYLSLYSQQFNAVEINSTFYRKPTSKTLQKWFDETPEDFKFFIKIPKIISHEKRLENCKEEIIEFCMHIQSNLKEKLAGFLYQFPPSFKNTEENLNRILENIDFQFLNVIEFRHESWWNNQIYKILNDNKIIFSGVSFPGNLSEDIVINSNDVLYYRLHGKPILYKSEYSEGFLNNLAEKIKNSGLKSFIFFNNTWGISAIKNGLYLQKILA is encoded by the coding sequence ATGAAAAAAGAAAATCTTTACATTGGGTGCTCGGGTTTTTACAACAACGATTGGAAGGGAACTTTGTATCCTGAAGATGCCAAAAGTAAAGATTATTTAAGTTTGTATTCTCAGCAGTTCAATGCTGTTGAAATCAATTCTACATTTTACAGAAAGCCAACTTCCAAAACACTTCAAAAATGGTTTGATGAAACTCCGGAAGATTTTAAATTTTTCATTAAAATTCCAAAGATCATTTCACATGAAAAAAGACTGGAAAACTGCAAAGAAGAAATCATCGAATTCTGCATGCATATTCAAAGCAATTTAAAAGAAAAACTTGCCGGATTTTTATATCAGTTTCCACCTTCGTTTAAAAATACGGAAGAAAATTTAAACCGGATTTTAGAAAATATTGATTTTCAATTTTTAAATGTTATTGAATTCCGTCATGAATCTTGGTGGAATAATCAAATTTATAAAATTCTAAACGACAATAAAATCATTTTCTCTGGTGTAAGTTTTCCGGGAAACCTTTCAGAAGATATTGTAATCAATTCAAATGATGTACTTTATTATCGACTTCACGGAAAACCTATACTTTATAAATCAGAATATTCAGAAGGTTTTTTAAATAATTTGGCAGAGAAAATTAAAAATTCAGGTTTGAAATCATTTATATTTTTCAATAATACCTGGGGGATTTCGGCGATTAAAAATGGTTTATATCTTCAAAAAATTTTGGCTTAA
- a CDS encoding heavy metal translocating P-type ATPase: MQKQYKILGMTCSGCQNKISEKLNSLENINADIDLKSNTATINSDREIKLNELNKALEEAGNYKLEDPHNPDKVFVKPQDRVSPSSVYYCPMECEGEKVYFKQGERCPVCNMFLVPIEEKLAKDPNFKPTFSKTNLPENFKDHIGDYYCPMFCEGDKIYDEKGDCPVCHMHLEKITEDLVKNSVSNHHSHSHNHQHQEKPKVTDDMAGKYYCPMFCEGDKTYDSNVGCPVCGMDLVRYPDKNGDNQEDETFNILKRKFITSLAFTIPVFILSMGGMFIDFPFSHQIQGYIELVLTIPVLFYSGWFLMKRGFISFKTWNLNMFSLIALGVSAAFLFSIVALLFPDIVPHEIRGHNHKSPLYFEAVCVIITLVILGQLMEAVAHKKTGNAIKELMNLSPDEANLMVNGEEKKVPLSEIKIGDLLKVKPGEKIPVDGKITEGNSVVDESMITGEPIPVEKNLDDKVTSGTINGNHVFIMKAEKVGDETLLSKIIKMVNDASRSRAPIQKLTDKVAKVFVPVVILVAVITFILWQFFGPEGKKSLFAFVNAVAVLIVACPCALGLATPMSLMVGIGKGAKNGILIKNAEALEQMNKVNVLITDKTGTLTEGKPSVEHIETLNNDQNLVLKLAYSLNQNSEHPLSNAVIKKAKYENISAEKVSDFENISGKGVKGTINGKTVYLGNENLLTSNQILIPEILKQKAIEIQSKAHTISYVAQENEVLGLISFTDKIKESSKKAVELLLNDGIDVIMMTGDNEHNAKAVADALGIKHFKANCLPEDKLNEVKKLQQQGKIVAMTGDGINDSPALAQANIGIAMGTGTDVAIESAEITLLKGDLIGVTKAKILSEKLLKNIKENLFFAFIYNVLGIPIAAGLLYPFFGILLSPMIAAAAMSISSLSVILNSLRLNSVDLNVK; the protein is encoded by the coding sequence ATGCAAAAACAATATAAAATACTTGGGATGACCTGCTCAGGTTGCCAAAATAAAATTTCAGAAAAACTCAACAGTCTTGAAAATATAAATGCAGATATTGATCTCAAAAGCAATACAGCGACCATCAATTCTGATCGAGAAATTAAATTAAATGAATTAAATAAAGCCTTAGAAGAAGCAGGAAATTATAAACTTGAAGACCCACATAATCCAGATAAAGTTTTTGTAAAACCTCAGGATAGAGTTTCTCCATCTTCCGTTTATTATTGCCCGATGGAATGCGAAGGCGAAAAAGTATATTTTAAGCAGGGCGAAAGATGTCCGGTCTGCAACATGTTTTTAGTTCCGATTGAGGAAAAATTGGCAAAAGATCCCAATTTTAAACCTACTTTTTCTAAAACCAATTTACCTGAAAATTTTAAAGATCATATCGGTGATTATTACTGTCCGATGTTCTGTGAGGGTGACAAAATTTATGATGAAAAAGGCGACTGTCCGGTTTGTCACATGCATTTAGAAAAAATCACGGAAGATTTAGTTAAAAATTCAGTTTCAAATCATCATTCGCATTCCCACAATCATCAGCATCAGGAAAAACCAAAAGTTACGGATGACATGGCGGGGAAATATTATTGCCCAATGTTTTGTGAAGGAGATAAAACCTATGACTCCAACGTTGGCTGTCCTGTTTGCGGAATGGACTTGGTAAGATATCCTGATAAAAATGGTGACAATCAAGAAGATGAAACGTTCAATATTTTAAAAAGAAAATTCATCACTTCGTTAGCATTCACAATTCCCGTTTTTATTCTTTCGATGGGCGGAATGTTTATTGATTTTCCTTTTTCACATCAAATTCAAGGTTACATTGAACTTGTTTTAACGATTCCTGTGCTGTTCTACTCAGGATGGTTTTTGATGAAAAGAGGATTTATTTCATTTAAAACTTGGAACCTGAATATGTTTAGCCTGATTGCTTTAGGTGTTTCCGCTGCGTTTTTGTTTAGCATTGTTGCTTTACTTTTCCCAGATATTGTTCCTCACGAAATTCGAGGGCATAATCATAAAAGCCCGTTGTATTTTGAGGCAGTTTGTGTCATTATCACCTTAGTTATTTTAGGTCAGCTAATGGAAGCTGTTGCTCACAAGAAAACAGGAAATGCCATCAAAGAATTGATGAATCTTTCTCCGGATGAAGCCAATTTAATGGTAAATGGCGAGGAAAAAAAAGTTCCGCTTTCAGAAATAAAAATTGGAGATCTATTAAAAGTAAAACCCGGCGAAAAAATTCCTGTGGATGGAAAAATTACGGAAGGAAATTCTGTGGTTGACGAAAGTATGATAACCGGCGAACCTATTCCTGTAGAGAAAAATCTGGATGACAAAGTAACGTCAGGAACCATTAACGGGAATCACGTTTTTATCATGAAAGCTGAAAAAGTGGGCGATGAAACGTTGCTTTCAAAGATTATTAAAATGGTCAACGATGCGAGCCGAAGTCGTGCTCCGATACAAAAACTGACGGATAAAGTAGCAAAAGTTTTTGTTCCGGTAGTTATTTTAGTTGCGGTTATTACCTTTATTTTATGGCAGTTTTTTGGACCGGAAGGTAAAAAAAGTTTGTTTGCTTTTGTGAATGCCGTTGCCGTTCTCATCGTGGCTTGTCCGTGTGCTTTAGGTTTGGCAACGCCGATGTCTTTGATGGTAGGAATTGGTAAAGGAGCTAAGAATGGTATTTTAATTAAAAATGCCGAAGCACTTGAACAAATGAATAAAGTAAACGTTTTAATTACCGATAAAACAGGCACTTTGACTGAAGGAAAGCCGTCGGTTGAGCATATTGAAACTTTAAATAATGATCAAAATTTAGTTTTAAAGTTAGCCTATTCTTTAAATCAAAATTCAGAACATCCACTGTCAAATGCAGTGATTAAAAAAGCAAAATATGAAAATATTTCGGCTGAAAAAGTAAGTGATTTTGAAAACATTTCTGGGAAAGGTGTGAAAGGAACTATCAACGGAAAAACCGTTTATTTAGGAAATGAAAATTTACTGACTTCAAATCAAATTCTGATTCCTGAAATTTTAAAACAGAAAGCAATTGAAATTCAATCAAAAGCGCATACAATTTCTTACGTTGCGCAGGAAAATGAAGTTTTAGGTTTAATCAGTTTTACCGATAAAATAAAAGAGAGCTCGAAAAAAGCAGTCGAATTACTTCTGAATGACGGAATTGACGTCATTATGATGACAGGCGATAATGAACATAACGCAAAAGCTGTTGCAGACGCTCTTGGAATTAAACATTTTAAAGCCAATTGTCTTCCTGAAGATAAATTAAATGAAGTCAAAAAACTTCAGCAACAAGGAAAAATAGTAGCGATGACCGGCGACGGAATCAACGACTCCCCTGCTTTAGCGCAAGCCAATATCGGGATCGCCATGGGAACAGGAACCGACGTCGCTATTGAAAGTGCAGAAATTACCTTATTAAAAGGAGATTTGATTGGTGTTACCAAAGCAAAAATTCTAAGTGAAAAGCTTCTTAAAAACATCAAAGAAAATCTATTTTTCGCCTTTATTTATAATGTTCTGGGAATTCCGATTGCGGCAGGATTGTTGTATCCTTTTTTCGGAATATTATTGTCTCCAATGATCGCTGCAGCGGCAATGAGCATCAGTTCTTTGTCTGTGATTTTAAATTCGTTGAGATTGAATTCTGTTGATTTGAATGTGAAATAA
- a CDS encoding helix-turn-helix domain-containing protein, which translates to MKILIKNMVCDRCISAVADIFKKSEIKVQCIQLGEVETESDISENELLPIENKLEEIGFEILKAPSQQLIENIKNLVILKIGRLDTDENFVLSNFLSSALHKDYSSLSKVFSQNENVTLEQYYILQKIEKVKELLFNNDFTLTEIAGHMGYKSVQHLSSQFKSTTGYTPTQFKKLEVQNRKPLDQI; encoded by the coding sequence ATGAAAATTCTCATAAAAAATATGGTTTGCGACCGTTGTATTTCCGCCGTTGCTGATATTTTTAAAAAATCTGAAATTAAGGTTCAATGTATCCAATTAGGAGAAGTTGAGACTGAATCTGACATTTCAGAAAATGAGTTGCTCCCAATTGAAAATAAGCTTGAAGAAATTGGCTTTGAAATTTTAAAAGCCCCCTCTCAACAACTTATCGAAAATATTAAAAATCTTGTTATTCTAAAAATAGGAAGATTAGATACAGATGAAAATTTTGTTTTATCAAATTTCCTAAGTAGTGCCTTACACAAAGATTACAGTTCTTTATCTAAAGTTTTTTCGCAAAACGAAAATGTCACTTTAGAGCAATATTATATTCTCCAAAAAATTGAAAAAGTTAAAGAACTTCTTTTCAACAACGATTTTACTTTAACCGAAATTGCCGGACACATGGGTTATAAAAGTGTGCAGCATCTTTCCTCGCAATTTAAAAGTACAACGGGCTACACCCCTACTCAGTTTAAAAAACTAGAAGTTCAGAACAGAAAACCGTTGGATCAAATTTGA
- a CDS encoding acyl-CoA thioesterase: MNYHTRKWVKPEDLNPNQSLFGGRLLQWIDEEAALYAVIQLENKKVVTKYISEINFVSSAKQGDIIEIGIEVSAFGSTSLTLKCAVRNKMTHQTIITVDRIVMVNLNEDGNPSPHGKTKVEFVKDRLGNPS; this comes from the coding sequence ATGAATTATCACACCAGAAAATGGGTAAAACCTGAAGATTTAAATCCTAACCAATCACTTTTTGGAGGAAGACTTTTACAATGGATCGATGAGGAAGCAGCTTTGTATGCTGTAATTCAACTTGAAAACAAAAAAGTGGTAACAAAATATATCTCAGAAATCAACTTTGTAAGTTCTGCAAAACAGGGGGATATTATAGAAATTGGAATTGAAGTTTCAGCTTTTGGGTCAACTTCATTAACTTTAAAATGCGCTGTAAGAAACAAAATGACCCATCAAACCATCATTACTGTTGACAGAATTGTAATGGTAAATCTTAATGAAGACGGAAATCCTTCACCGCACGGAAAAACAAAAGTAGAATTTGTAAAAGACCGATTGGGCAACCCGTCATGA
- a CDS encoding DUF6157 family protein — MKYHTTNSINTFIEVAEDCPVSESQIPSEKKEKTVANLQYGFLSKNPYKYTSDDLSFKYYMIKNDISDKEKEHERDKFFSKGQPCLRCSALTKRYGFGFYHNAENKVEMIPIESEKYQNFLKNDSFKKVKAMRSK, encoded by the coding sequence ATGAAATACCACACTACAAACTCTATCAATACGTTTATTGAAGTTGCAGAAGACTGCCCTGTTTCAGAAAGTCAGATTCCATCTGAAAAGAAAGAAAAAACAGTTGCGAATTTGCAGTATGGATTTTTAAGCAAAAATCCATACAAATACACTTCAGACGATCTCAGTTTCAAATATTATATGATTAAAAATGACATTTCAGACAAGGAAAAAGAGCATGAAAGAGATAAGTTCTTTTCCAAAGGTCAACCTTGTCTTCGCTGTTCAGCTCTAACAAAAAGATATGGATTTGGATTCTATCATAATGCAGAAAATAAAGTCGAAATGATTCCAATTGAGAGTGAAAAATATCAGAATTTCCTAAAAAATGATTCGTTCAAAAAAGTAAAAGCGATGCGTTCCAAGTGA
- a CDS encoding RNA recognition motif domain-containing protein, which yields MNIFVSNINYATKEYELHDLFAEFGDVSSAKIVTDRETGRSRGFGFVEMGDEEGAQAIEALNQKELNGKILNVSEAKPREEKPRRSFDNNRSGGGSYGNNRSGGNSGGGSYGNNNNRGGNGGGGSRW from the coding sequence ATGAACATTTTTGTTTCAAACATCAATTACGCAACTAAAGAATATGAGTTGCACGATTTATTCGCAGAATTTGGCGATGTATCATCTGCTAAAATTGTTACAGACAGAGAAACTGGTCGTTCTAGAGGTTTCGGTTTCGTAGAAATGGGTGACGAAGAAGGAGCTCAAGCTATCGAAGCTCTTAATCAAAAAGAACTTAACGGAAAGATTCTTAACGTGTCTGAGGCTAAGCCAAGAGAAGAAAAACCAAGAAGAAGTTTTGATAATAACAGAAGCGGAGGTGGAAGTTATGGTAACAACCGTTCAGGAGGTAACTCTGGTGGTGGTAGTTACGGAAACAACAACAACCGTGGAGGTAACGGAGGCGGCGGAAGTCGTTGGTAA
- a CDS encoding BlaI/MecI/CopY family transcriptional regulator, with the protein MKINHLTSAEENLMKLFWDLNSFYLKDVMEKHPEPKPHQNTVSTYLKILVEKGYLSTEKEGRIFKYSVIVPFDEYKKFILRELTQNFFNNSGKEILEFLFKENLVSQNDLKEYFDLKIEMKPVKVKTPTLEYAEEILNPKKDKKGKDKKKKKKKD; encoded by the coding sequence ATGAAAATAAATCATCTTACATCAGCAGAAGAGAACTTAATGAAGCTTTTTTGGGACTTAAATTCTTTTTATTTAAAAGATGTCATGGAGAAACATCCTGAACCAAAACCGCATCAAAATACAGTTTCTACTTACCTGAAAATATTGGTTGAAAAAGGTTATTTATCTACAGAAAAAGAAGGCCGTATTTTTAAATACAGCGTCATCGTTCCTTTTGACGAGTATAAAAAATTTATATTGAGAGAACTCACGCAGAATTTTTTCAATAATTCTGGCAAAGAAATTTTAGAATTTTTGTTTAAAGAAAATCTGGTATCTCAGAATGATCTTAAAGAATATTTTGATCTTAAAATTGAAATGAAACCTGTAAAAGTAAAAACTCCAACTCTCGAATATGCTGAAGAAATACTGAATCCTAAGAAAGATAAAAAAGGAAAGGATAAGAAAAAGAAGAAGAAAAAAGATTAG